The following are encoded in a window of Streptomyces sp. Go-475 genomic DNA:
- a CDS encoding TraM recognition domain-containing protein, giving the protein MRPDDRRTQRDGQGGIPDGLLVGILAFLLGMTLLVWTATGLAAWFAHGAWPSGVTFTRTPLAMRGLIAEPHDIPGAWPDTPPGQLSGYGLFWGLFIGQLMVLFVLTVFVLGTVARWRAGRARRRAEKATAAARPARTAPGTGGTAYEAGAPGHLEGPAAAQPGGHPPAQHPAPAQAQHGVPTPVQHPTPAPAQHGAPPPAQHGAPTSAQSATPAPAPAPAQHGTPASTQPTAPTSPQPDVPTPRRATAPEPPHPTATPSPPPAAIPTTPASLFGQERVGGWEKIHVAPRETRQTTATQAVRDAEGPALVVTSNPTLWLETKDARGKLGPTHLYDPTHLCDTPSRLHWSPTTGCEDRETATARATALLTPVRPTAKLDQAVTDTATTLLRSYLHAAAIDGRTIRHVHRWSQGTQIQDAVRILRTNPKAAPGSAGEIEGALTAHPERRDMAQQLTTRALAALSTVNIRNACTPHRSDALALDSFVHEGGTLYVVGESIEDPRTSPGAMPFLTALVSSVVERGRRMAERSSSGRLDPPLTLVLDDVAAVAPLPQLPELLATGADRGMPTLALLRSREQGRARWPHDELPV; this is encoded by the coding sequence GTGAGACCGGACGACCGCCGCACCCAGCGGGACGGCCAGGGAGGCATCCCCGACGGCCTGCTGGTCGGCATACTCGCGTTCCTCCTCGGCATGACCCTGCTGGTGTGGACGGCCACGGGCCTCGCCGCCTGGTTCGCCCACGGCGCCTGGCCGTCCGGCGTCACCTTCACCCGCACGCCCCTCGCCATGCGCGGCCTCATCGCCGAGCCCCACGACATCCCCGGCGCCTGGCCCGACACACCCCCCGGCCAGCTCTCCGGCTACGGCCTGTTCTGGGGCCTGTTCATCGGCCAGCTGATGGTCCTGTTCGTCCTGACGGTATTCGTCCTCGGCACGGTGGCCCGCTGGCGCGCAGGCCGAGCCCGGCGCCGAGCGGAGAAGGCGACGGCGGCGGCACGGCCGGCACGCACGGCACCGGGCACGGGCGGCACGGCGTACGAGGCGGGAGCGCCGGGCCACCTTGAAGGGCCGGCGGCGGCCCAGCCGGGGGGACACCCACCGGCCCAGCACCCGGCGCCGGCACAGGCACAGCACGGCGTACCGACGCCGGTTCAGCACCCCACACCGGCACCGGCACAGCACGGGGCACCACCCCCGGCGCAGCACGGCGCACCGACGTCGGCCCAGTCCGCCACACCGGCACCGGCACCCGCACCGGCCCAACACGGCACCCCCGCGTCAACGCAGCCCACCGCCCCCACGTCACCGCAGCCCGACGTCCCCACCCCCCGCCGCGCGACGGCCCCCGAACCACCGCACCCCACGGCAACCCCGTCCCCGCCCCCGGCGGCCATCCCCACCACCCCGGCTTCTCTGTTCGGCCAGGAACGGGTGGGCGGGTGGGAAAAAATCCACGTAGCCCCCAGGGAAACCCGCCAGACCACCGCCACCCAAGCGGTACGCGACGCGGAAGGCCCCGCCCTCGTCGTCACCTCCAACCCCACCCTCTGGCTGGAGACCAAAGATGCCCGGGGAAAACTGGGCCCCACCCACCTCTACGACCCCACCCACCTCTGCGACACCCCGTCCCGCCTCCACTGGTCCCCCACCACCGGTTGCGAGGACAGGGAAACGGCGACAGCGAGAGCCACGGCCCTCCTCACCCCCGTACGCCCCACCGCCAAACTCGACCAGGCGGTCACCGACACGGCCACCACCCTCCTGCGGAGCTACCTGCACGCCGCCGCCATCGACGGCCGCACCATCCGCCACGTCCACCGCTGGTCCCAGGGCACCCAGATCCAGGACGCCGTACGCATCCTCCGCACCAACCCCAAGGCCGCCCCCGGCTCCGCGGGCGAAATCGAAGGCGCCCTCACGGCCCACCCGGAACGCCGCGACATGGCCCAGCAGCTGACCACCCGCGCCCTCGCGGCCCTCTCCACGGTCAACATCCGCAACGCGTGCACTCCCCACCGAAGTGATGCCCTCGCCTTGGATTCCTTCGTCCACGAAGGGGGCACGCTTTATGTGGTCGGTGAATCCATCGAGGACCCCAGGACCAGTCCGGGCGCGATGCCCTTCCTGACGGCCCTCGTCTCCAGCGTGGTCGAGCGCGGCCGGCGCATGGCCGAACGGTCATCCTCCGGTCGCCTCGACCCACCACTGACCCTCGTCCTGGACGACGTCGCGGCCGTGGCCCCGCTTCCTCAGCTCCCGGAGCTGCTGGCCACCGGAGCGGACCGGGGCATGCCGACCCTGGCCCTGCTCCGGTCCCGCGAACAGGGCCGCGCCCGCTGGCCGCACGACGAACTACCCGTCTGA
- a CDS encoding GNAT family N-acetyltransferase: MSYVIRSVRADEWAAVKELRLAALRDPVAHLAFLETYEEAVARPDSFWQERTAGAAEGADARQQIIAEGPDGRWVATVTVLVEEPGTTDWAGFPVERKQGHVVGVFVRPEERGSGLTEVLFDAALEWAWGRGLERVRLFVHEENGRAQRFYRRVGFLPSGATVPLGDAGELELEFVLERSAVGVPFSDG, translated from the coding sequence ATGAGCTATGTGATCCGGTCCGTCCGTGCTGATGAGTGGGCCGCCGTGAAGGAGTTGCGGCTCGCGGCGCTGCGGGATCCGGTGGCGCACCTGGCCTTCCTGGAGACGTACGAGGAGGCCGTGGCGAGGCCGGACTCCTTCTGGCAGGAGCGGACGGCCGGTGCCGCCGAGGGGGCGGACGCGCGGCAGCAGATCATCGCCGAGGGGCCGGACGGGCGGTGGGTGGCGACGGTGACCGTGCTCGTGGAGGAGCCGGGGACGACCGACTGGGCCGGGTTTCCGGTGGAGCGGAAGCAGGGGCATGTCGTCGGCGTGTTCGTACGGCCGGAGGAGCGCGGGAGCGGGCTGACCGAGGTGCTGTTCGATGCCGCGCTCGAGTGGGCGTGGGGGCGGGGTCTTGAGCGGGTGCGGCTCTTCGTGCACGAGGAGAACGGGCGGGCGCAGCGGTTCTATCGGCGGGTGGGGTTCTTGCCGAGTGGGGCGACCGTGCCGCTCGGGGATGCGGGGGAGCTGGAGTTGGAGTTCGTGCTTGAGCGGAGCGCTGTGGGGGTGCCCTTTTCAGACGGGTAG
- a CDS encoding ABC transporter ATP-binding protein gives MLTAHELTKRYGDRTVVTDLSFTVRPGTVTGFLGPNGAGKSTTMRMLLGLDAPTRGHATVGGRSYAAHPAPLTEVGALLEARSVHPGRTAYHHLRALAHTHGIPRARVEQVLGLTGLTDVAHRRVKGFSLGMGQRLGIAAALLGDPAVLILDEPVNGLDPEGVLWIRNLLKSLAAEGRTVFVSSHLMSETALTAEHLVIIGRGRLLADTTVADFVRDSGAGTTKVVTPRAPDLVRVLTAPGVDITTDTPGTLQVRGADAEHIGRTAAAHGIPLYELTPNAASLEEAFMDLTRDAVEYPATLEGAAA, from the coding sequence ATGCTGACCGCACACGAACTGACCAAACGCTACGGCGACCGGACGGTCGTCACGGACCTGTCCTTCACGGTCCGCCCCGGCACGGTCACCGGCTTCCTCGGCCCGAACGGCGCCGGCAAGTCCACGACCATGCGCATGCTCCTCGGCCTCGACGCCCCCACCCGCGGCCACGCGACCGTGGGCGGACGCTCCTACGCCGCCCACCCGGCACCCCTCACCGAGGTCGGCGCCCTGCTGGAGGCCCGCTCGGTCCACCCCGGCCGCACCGCCTACCACCACCTGCGCGCCCTCGCCCACACCCACGGCATTCCCCGCGCCCGCGTCGAGCAGGTCCTCGGCCTCACCGGCCTGACCGACGTGGCCCACCGCCGCGTCAAGGGCTTCTCCCTCGGCATGGGACAGCGCCTCGGCATCGCCGCGGCCCTCCTCGGCGACCCGGCGGTGCTCATCCTCGACGAGCCGGTCAACGGCCTCGACCCGGAGGGCGTCCTGTGGATCCGCAACCTGCTCAAGTCCCTCGCCGCGGAGGGCCGTACGGTCTTCGTCTCCTCGCACCTGATGAGCGAGACGGCCCTCACCGCCGAGCACCTGGTCATCATCGGCCGCGGCCGCCTCCTCGCCGACACCACGGTCGCCGACTTCGTCCGCGACTCCGGCGCCGGCACCACCAAGGTCGTCACCCCGCGCGCCCCCGACCTCGTACGCGTCCTCACCGCCCCCGGCGTCGACATCACCACCGACACCCCCGGCACCCTCCAGGTCCGCGGCGCGGACGCCGAACACATCGGCCGCACGGCAGCCGCCCACGGCATCCCCCTCTACGAACTCACCCCCAACGCCGCCTCCCTGGAGGAGGCCTTCATGGACCTCACCCGCGACGCCGTGGAGTACCCGGCGACCCTTGAAGGAGCAGCGGCATGA
- a CDS encoding ABC transporter permease, translating to MTTATLPYRVTPARVLRSEWHKFRTLRSTWITLAVTSLLTAAMGAGLGAAYDGSGEGGMDTVMFVLLGTQFATINLGVLGILATAGEYSTGQIRATMTAVPRRLPVLWSKAAVLTATALPLTLATNLLTFPLAQSFLTGTDLSASLGDPGVLRALAGNAAGLTLLAVLALAIGALLRSVPMAIGAFIGLIMILPEVLAMLPYDAVDNAVRYFPGKALESLTTAQPMPGTASPGAALLAMFLWTATTLALAAWALRRRDV from the coding sequence ATGACCACGGCGACCCTCCCCTACCGCGTGACCCCGGCCCGCGTCCTGCGCTCCGAGTGGCACAAGTTCCGGACCCTGCGCTCCACCTGGATCACCCTCGCCGTCACGAGCCTCCTGACGGCCGCCATGGGCGCGGGCCTCGGCGCCGCCTACGACGGTTCCGGCGAAGGCGGCATGGACACCGTCATGTTCGTCCTCCTCGGCACCCAGTTCGCCACGATCAACCTGGGCGTGCTGGGCATCCTGGCCACCGCCGGCGAGTACTCCACCGGCCAGATCCGCGCCACGATGACCGCCGTCCCGCGCCGCCTGCCCGTCCTGTGGTCCAAGGCCGCCGTCCTGACCGCGACCGCCCTCCCCCTCACCCTGGCGACGAACCTCCTGACGTTCCCCCTCGCCCAGTCCTTCCTCACCGGCACCGACCTGTCCGCCTCCCTCGGCGACCCCGGCGTCCTGCGCGCCCTCGCGGGCAACGCGGCCGGCCTCACCCTCCTCGCCGTCCTCGCCCTCGCCATCGGCGCCCTGCTCCGCTCCGTCCCGATGGCCATCGGCGCCTTCATCGGCCTGATCATGATCCTCCCGGAGGTCCTGGCGATGCTCCCGTACGACGCCGTGGACAACGCCGTCCGCTACTTCCCGGGCAAGGCCCTGGAGTCCCTCACCACAGCCCAGCCCATGCCCGGCACGGCCTCCCCGGGCGCCGCCCTGCTCGCCATGTTCCTGTGGACGGCGACGACCCTGGCCCTGGCCGCCTGGGCCCTGCGCCGCCGAGACGTCTGA
- a CDS encoding histidine kinase: protein MDPVTTEDRAPEPLTEYAHRLTRRVRAFDHRHPLLWDLHFTGFWVTAALIDYVGGGWKHNAHSVDVPGGLLLALSLGLSLPLLRRRTHPGAALAATVPFALVNAWTGAALQAALLQLVLVYHLALRRALRNLWWATALVIAPVLVSVVRHGEGSWDQQIGSQLMSITVSALIGVTVRTRRNYTEALEDRARRLERERDQQAQLATAAERARIAREMHDIIGHNLSVITGLADGGRYAAAKSPERAAQALDAIATTSRQALTELRRLLDVLGEEEKQQADLTPQPGLTDLDQLLDGVRSAGLPVRTTTHGSPTLPIGRQLTVYRVIQEALTNTLKHGGPDATADIELSYEEKGAVTVTITDTGNGGRPQNLAGGRGLPGMRERTALYGGTLEAGPRPHPEQGWRVRLHLPEETPQ, encoded by the coding sequence ATGGACCCCGTGACGACGGAAGACCGGGCGCCGGAGCCCCTCACCGAGTACGCCCACCGCCTCACCCGCCGGGTGCGCGCCTTCGACCACCGCCATCCGCTGCTGTGGGACCTGCACTTCACCGGCTTCTGGGTGACGGCCGCCCTGATCGACTACGTCGGCGGCGGCTGGAAGCACAACGCCCACAGCGTGGACGTCCCCGGTGGACTCCTCCTGGCTCTGAGCCTCGGCCTCTCGCTCCCCCTGCTCCGCCGCCGCACCCACCCGGGGGCCGCCCTCGCCGCGACGGTCCCCTTCGCCCTGGTCAACGCCTGGACCGGTGCCGCCCTCCAAGCGGCCCTGCTCCAACTGGTCCTCGTGTACCACCTGGCGCTGCGCCGCGCCCTGCGCAACCTGTGGTGGGCGACGGCCCTGGTGATCGCCCCGGTCCTCGTATCCGTCGTCCGCCACGGCGAAGGCAGCTGGGACCAGCAGATCGGCTCCCAGCTGATGTCCATCACGGTGTCCGCCCTCATCGGCGTCACGGTCCGCACCCGCCGCAACTACACCGAGGCCCTGGAGGACCGCGCCCGCCGCCTGGAGCGGGAACGCGACCAGCAGGCCCAGCTCGCCACCGCCGCCGAACGCGCCCGCATCGCCCGCGAGATGCACGACATCATCGGCCACAACCTCTCCGTCATCACGGGCCTCGCCGACGGCGGCCGATACGCGGCCGCCAAGTCCCCGGAACGCGCCGCCCAGGCCCTCGACGCCATCGCCACCACCAGCCGCCAGGCCCTCACCGAACTCCGCCGCCTCCTCGACGTCCTCGGCGAGGAGGAGAAACAACAGGCGGACCTGACCCCCCAACCCGGCCTCACGGACCTCGACCAGCTCCTCGACGGCGTCCGCTCCGCAGGCCTCCCCGTCCGCACCACCACGCACGGCAGCCCCACCCTTCCCATCGGCCGCCAGCTCACGGTCTACCGCGTCATTCAGGAAGCCCTCACCAACACCCTGAAACACGGCGGTCCCGACGCCACCGCGGACATAGAGCTGTCCTACGAGGAAAAGGGCGCGGTCACCGTCACGATCACGGACACCGGCAACGGCGGCCGCCCCCAGAACCTCGCGGGCGGTCGCGGACTACCGGGAATGCGCGAGCGAACCGCCCTCTACGGCGGCACACTTGAGGCCGGCCCTCGCCCCCACCCGGAACAGGGCTGGCGCGTCCGCCTACACCTCCCGGAGGAAACCCCGCAGTGA
- a CDS encoding response regulator transcription factor: protein MTTVLIADDQPLQRFGSRMLLESQDDMTVVGEAANGSEAVRMAAELHPDVVLMDIRMPGLDGIEATRRITAAGDRTRILIVTTFDLDEYAYAGLRAGASGFLVKDAQPEELLAGIRAVATGDAVVAPSLTRRLLDAYVHHLPTDPSAETDQEDPRLSSLTDREREILTVIGKGWTNTEIATRLHLAESTVKTHVGRILAKTGSRDRIQAVILAYDTKLVQPS, encoded by the coding sequence GTGACCACGGTCCTCATCGCCGACGACCAGCCCCTGCAGCGCTTCGGCTCCCGCATGCTCCTGGAGAGCCAGGACGACATGACGGTCGTCGGCGAGGCGGCGAACGGCAGCGAAGCCGTCCGCATGGCGGCCGAGCTCCACCCCGATGTCGTCCTCATGGACATCCGCATGCCCGGCCTGGACGGCATCGAGGCGACCCGCCGCATCACCGCCGCGGGCGACCGCACCCGCATCCTGATCGTCACCACGTTCGACCTGGACGAGTACGCCTACGCCGGCCTCCGCGCGGGCGCCTCCGGCTTCCTGGTCAAGGACGCCCAGCCCGAGGAACTCCTGGCGGGCATCCGCGCGGTCGCCACCGGTGACGCGGTCGTCGCCCCGAGCCTGACCCGCCGCCTCCTCGACGCCTACGTCCACCACCTGCCGACCGACCCCTCGGCGGAGACGGATCAGGAAGACCCCCGCCTCTCCTCCCTCACCGACCGGGAGCGCGAAATCCTGACGGTCATCGGCAAGGGCTGGACGAACACGGAGATAGCCACGCGCCTCCATCTCGCCGAGTCGACGGTGAAGACCCATGTGGGTCGCATCCTCGCGAAAACGGGTTCCCGCGACCGCATTCAGGCGGTCATCCTGGCCTACGACACGAAGCTGGTCCAGCCGTCCTGA